The Alicyclobacillus macrosporangiidus CPP55 genome segment AAGGGGGCATATTATCAGATTGGATCATCGAGCACCGGCTAGGCCTGGTTGTCCCTCCGGAAGATCCGATAACACTCGCTCATTCAATTAAGTCGCTTCTCTCGAACGACGATATGTTGGCAGAGATTACGAGAAATATCGAGGCGTTCAGAGCGTCACTCCGATGGGCAAGATGTGTAACGGACTTACACAAGTTCTGCATGCATCCTAGATTTTCGCCAGACAGAATGTCTGGTAAAAACGAAATTGATTTGAGCAGACATATAGATAGCTGTAGATATAGTTCCCGGTTAACTTATTGGTACAAAATGAAATACCGTTTCAGGGCAGAAGGCTTTAGAGGAGTCTTGAAGGCAATTAAGAAGCGTTTACGATGATAGACCAGGCCCATATGCCGTCGAGGCAGCCTAGCAGAAGGGTCAAAGTGATTTAGTGTTAATTGATTTTCTTGGTGGCTGGCGAAGGCAGGTCGTCCATCCTTGGTGCCTTGAGCTTGTCGATTAGACTAACTACGACCACTAGGTGCACCACAGCATATCACTCCCGACTCGAGAAGCGCGCAGGATGAATTGATCCGAGTATCGTCATTGCACCAGCCGTTCAATTTCACCAGATCACCAGGAAGGATTCACATGGACGCCGTAAACGGAAGCTGTTGAGGCCGCGAAAAACATTGTGGTTACATGTGTTCTGATGCCGGGAAGCAGGAGATTTATACAATTTCCTAGGAGGTGTCCTTGTGAAGGGTGTAATACTAGCCGGAGGTACCGGTTCGCGTCTCTATCCTTTGACTCGTATCACAAACAAGCATCTCTTGCCCGTTGGACGCTACCCTATGATTTATTACGCCATCGCCAAGTTGGCGGGGGCCAATGTGCGTGACATTCTTATCGTCACAGGTCGCGAGCATATGGGCGATGTAGTCAATCTCCTGGGCAGCGGCCACCAGTTCGATTGTGAGTTTACATATCGTGTGCAGGACCAGGCGGGCGGGATCGCGCAGGCACTTGGATTGGCTGAAAAATTTGCAGCCGGGGACTCTGTTGTCGTAGTTCTCGGGGATAACGTATTCGAGGATTCCTTAGGACCCTTAATTGAGGACTTCTCGTCTGGGGCACGTGTGTTTCTCAAGGAGGTGCCCGATCCATCACGATTTGGCGTCCCAGTCATCTGCGATGGTCGTATAGTAGCCATCGAAGAAAAACCCGCCCATCCGGGAAGTCCATATGCGGTCACTGGAATCTATCTTTATGACAACCAAGTGTTTGAGATCGTACGTAGCTTGAAACCTTCAGCACGCGGTGAACTTGAGATCACCGATGTGAACAATGCGTACTTGGAGCGCGGGCAACTCAGCTATGTGTTCCTCAACGGTTGGTGGACGGATGCCGGTACACATGTGTCATATGCTCAGGCGAACCAATTGGCTCGTGATGTTCGCCTAGGTCCCGAGTTTGAGCAAAAGGGTTAAAGGGGGAATTGCACATGCGGCTTCTCGTCACCGGAGGATGCGGCTTCATCGGCAGCAACTTTATCAGATATATTGTCAGGCAACACCCGGACTGGACGGTTGTCAATTTTGACGCATTGACCTATGCGGGGAACCCGGAGAACCTCGTAGAGGTTAGCGCAATGCCGAACTATCACTTTGTCCGCGGCGACATCACAGACACCGCGGCGGTTCGCAACGTGTTTATCGAAGGTGTGGACGCGGTCGTGCATTTTGCGGCAGAGAGCCACGTGGACCGTAGTATTCACGATGCCTCCCCGTTTGTTCGCACGAATGTCCTGGGTACCCAGGTATTGCTGAATGCGGCTCGGAAATTTGGTGTCTCCAAGTTTGTCCAAGTGTCGACCGACGAGGTGTATGGAACGCTTGGTGAGACCGGGTATTTCACAGAGGCTACGCCGCTCGCCCCCAACAGCCCGTACTCGGCGAGCAAGGCGTCCGCGGACCTGCTTGCCCGTGCGTATCATGAGACGTACGGTTTGCCAGTGATCGTATCACGCTGTTCGAACAATTACGGTCCATATCAGTTTCCGGAAAAACTAGTTCCACTTGCTATCCTGAACGCCTATGAGGACAAAGAAATCCCGGTGTACGGAGACGGAAAGAACGTCCGTGACTGGTTGCACGTCGAAGACCATTGTCGTGCACTGGACCTGGTCCTCCAACATGGTCGGCCGGGAGATGTGTATAACGTCGGCGGAAACAACGAGCACCAGAACATCGAGGTCGTAAGAACCATTTTATCCATCCTCGGGAAGCCGGAATCGCTTATTCGTTTCGTTACGGATCGCCCCGGACATGACCGTAGGTATGCTATCGATGCATCGAAAATCCGTCGGGAACTCGGGTGGCAGCCAGTGTACAACTTTGAGGATGGCCTCCGCGAGACGGTTAACTGGTACATATCCAATCTCGATTGGTGTCATCGCGTTCGTTCTGGCGAATACCGTTCCTTCTATGAGCTTCAATACGGTGAGCGGCTGGGGATTGGCCAATGAGGGTGTTTATCACGGGTGCGGGTGGACAACTGGGAGTCGATCTTACGCGTGTGTTTCAACAGAACCACGAGGTGACGGCTCTGAGTCGGTCACAGTTAGATGTGGAGCGGGTGCGCAACCGACTCCCTGCTGATTGATTGGCCTCACCATCGCGTCGCTGATTTTGTACTTCGCCTTCATGGACCGCACCGAAGAGACGCGGACCCGAATGAAGATCGAGTGGAAATCGGGTATGTGGGTCATTATCTACTACCTGTTCACTTGTGTAATGTCCCGTAACGAATTAGGGTGGTCCCCAAAGTATACGTTTGAACAGGGTATCCGGCAAACCATTCAGTGGTACCTAGACAACCAGGATTGGAATAGGGTTATATCGGGTGAGTACATGTCCTACTATCAACGGCAATATGGACCGCGTTTGGGGGCATACGTGTGAAGGTGCTGATCTGCGGAGCCTACGGCCAACTTGGAAGAGAGCTTTTACGATTCACCCCGCCTTTCGCTGACGTGTCTGCGTTTGGACGAAAAGAGTTAGATGTCGCTGATTACAACCAAGTACTCGACGCTGTAAACGAGATAAAACCAGACGCCATCATAAACGTGGCAGCGTATACTGCAGTCGACCTCGCAGAACAGGAAGAGGACCATGCATACTTGGTCAACGCGAACGGCAGCAGAAACTTAGCGGTGGCCGCTGAACAGGTAGGTGCAAAGTACTGTTACGTCAGCACAGATTACGTGTTCGACGGCTTGAGCACCATGCCATACAGAGAGTATGACATGACGAGTCCGATGAATGTCTACGGCCGTTCAAAGCGCGCGGGTGAAATTCTCGCTCAAACTCTGACTCGAAAGTATTTTATCGTGAGGACCTCTTGGTTGTACGGGATGCATGGGAGCAATTTTGTTAAGACGATGATCCGGCTCGGCAGGGAAGGCGGTACGGTCAGGGTTGTCAACGACCAGACGGGATCGCCAACCTATGCCGTTCATTTGGCGAAGTTCATATGGAAGTTGGTGGCCACAGACAGGTACGGAATTTATCACGCCACCAATTCCGGTTGCTGTACATGGTACGAGTTTGCGCGAGCGATATTCGAGGAATGTGAGTTGTCGGCTGATGTTGAGCCGTGTAGCACGAAGGACTTCCCGAGACCAGCCCCAAGGCCTGCTTACTCCGTGCTCGATCATATGCAGATCCGCATCAATGGATTTCCTGACCTGCCGCATTGGCGTGCCGGATTGCGGGAGTTCATACAAGAACTGAAAGACAATGCACTGCTGTGATGGGGTGTTTAAATGAAGGTCATCTCTCGGCTACTAAACGATGCGCTAGTACTCGAACCAACTGTGTATAGAGACCACAGGGGATATTTCTTTGAAAGCTATAATCGGCAGTCCCTCAGAGAACTCGGAATCGAGATCGACTTTGTCCAGGACAACCAGTCTTTCTCGACGGCTGCTGGAACCGTTAGGGGTCTGCATTATCAACTTTCTCCCAAAGCGCAAACAAAGCTAGTGCGGGTTCTCACGGGGGCCATCTATGACGTGGTGGTTGACATACGCAAAGGCTCGAAGACCTTTGGCCAATGGGCAGGCGTGGTTCTCAGCGCAGAGAATCACTGCCAGTTACTGGTACCCAAGGGATTCGCGCATGGATTCTGCACGCTGGTACCCGATACTCTAGTGCTTTACAAGGTTGATGAGTACTACTCGCCGGAACACGACCGAGGAATTTTGTGGAACGACCCAGACCTCGGCATTGATTGGCCAATGTCGTCCTGTGTATTGTCTGATAAGGATCGGGCAAATCCTCCGCTGAAATATGCGGAGCTTGACGATTCGCTCTAGTCGTTTTTCAATCGTAGATCTTGTAAGGACTATAGCCCTGGATGTTCAGGTACATTAGGGTCTGCTGAACGAACGGAAAGTCCCTTACTGGCCAGGATTTTGGGGCTCTGAACGCGAATTTATGTGCAAGGGTTTTTTGTAGACAGGTGCGCAAAATCCTTGCACATGGAGGACAGATCGATGTTCCGCGCGAGGGAGAACCAACTTGTTTTGCCAGGTGATTTCTTCCTTCCGTTCGGTGGGAAGTTGAATGAGGATAACCGCTGGGTCAAGCTTGCGCAGGTGATCCCGTGGCGGAAAGTGGAAAAACACTGCGGAGAACAGTTCAAATCCCGGACGATGGGTCAAGAGGCGTATCCAGTCCGTATGGCGCTTGGCGCCCTCATTATTCAGGAACGGTTAGGTCTCAGTGACCGGGAGACGGTCCAGCAGATCACGGAGAACCCGTATCTGCAGTACTTCATCGGACTTCCGGAGTTCCAACAGAAGCCGCCGTTCCACCCTTCCCTGATGACGCACTTCCGCAAGCGGCTAGGCAGTGACATCATCAACCAGGTCAACGAATGGATTGCCGAGGAACAAGACGATGACCACGCTGATTCGGATGATCAGGACGGTGGTTCCGGGTCTGAGGCGGACACACATGCGACGGAAGTGCGTGCTGAGAATACCCAAGAGATGGGTAACCAAGGCAAACTCCTTTTGGATGCGACGTGTGCTCCAGCAGACATCGCCTATCCCACAGACCTGTCGCTGCTCAACGAGGCGCGTGAGAAACTGGAGGAAATCATCGACGTCCTGCATGCAGCACGGAAAGGCGGTAAGCGCAAGCCACGGACGTACCGTGAGAAGGCACGCAAAGCGTATCTTGCAGTGGCCAAACAGCGTCGTGTGAGTCCGAGGGTGCTTCGCAAGGCGATTGGCAAACAGCTGCGGTTTGTGGCCAGGGACCTGCGCATCATTGCGCGGTTGAAAGATGAAGTCGGGCTGAGCGTACTCAGCCGGCGTCAGTACCATCAACTTCTCGTGATTTGCGAGCTCCACCGACAGCAAGAGGAGATGTATCGCAAGCGCACGCATCGCATTGAAGACCGCATCGTGAGCATCTCGCAGCCGCATGTGCGTCCAATCGTTCGAGGCAAAGCGCGGGCCAACGTGGAGTTCGGGGCCAAGGTGGCAGTGAGCCTCGTGAATGGGTATGCGAGGCTGGAACGGTTGGATTGGAACAACTTCCACGAGGGTCTGACGTTGCAAGCGGCGGTAGAAGCCTACAGGGAGAGATATGGCTGTTATCCGGAAACCGTGCTGGCCGACAAGGCGTACCGAACCCGGGAGAACCTGCGCTATTGCAAAGAGCGGGGCATTCGATTGAGCGGGCCTGCATTGGGACGGCCATCGAAATCCTTGGCGGTGGAACAAAAGCGAATCGAGCAGCAGGATGCAGCGGAGCGCAACGAGATTGAAGGCAAGATTGGCGAAGGCAAGCGCCTGTATGGGCTCGGCCTGATCCGTGCACGTCTGCGAGAAACCAGTGAAACGGTGATTGCCTTGCAACTGCTGGTGATGAACCTGGAGCGGCGGCTGCGCCTGCTTTTTTGCGCCATTTTGTCCAGGTTCATGGCAACCAGCGTTTCTGGCAGAGTACTGATGCTCACATAACGCTTAACGGTAGGTCAAGATAGCATACCGAAGAATACGAGCCGAGTGCCGTTGGGGTTGGTCAAAAGACTCGTTCAGCAGACCCTAGGTAATGAGCGAACGGCTCATTTCTGTCCCACTTTCAACCCGGACCGAGGCCACAATCGCTTCACCACCAGCACAATGAACAACATAGAGGGAATCAGGTAGACAGCCACCGCCCAGACTCGGTGACTATCCGTTCCGGTGAGAAGTCCGTGCAGTGTCACCAAAATGAACATGGGGAACGACGAGTAATGTATGGTTCGCCACATCTTAACGGGCATCTTTTCTCTGATGTATGATGTAACAACCAGCAAGCCCCAACCGTAGAGTGTCAAAACGCCAAAACCTGTGTAAACAGGGCGATACTTCGCGGTGAATGCTATCAGCAGTTCCGGTACACCAAACGGGACAGATGTGTCTTGGTAAAGGCCCCAAAGATGGAAAAAGAGAAATGGAAGGACCAACAGTGCAGCGTATTGATGCATCTGCGTCATCAGTTTGCGGAGTTTCCATTTATCCCACAAGGCACTGGTCGTCGAAACGCCGAGCAAGACCGCCAGAGACAGCAACCAATACGACGTAAATCCTGAAGATCTGGCCATGTACCAGTAGAACTTATTGACGGTGCTCCGACCTGGATTCGCCGCGTGCATGGCTGCAAATGAACCAAGACTGATGATGATGGTGACTGCACAAACAAGACCAAACGGAAACCGTTGACGTTCATTCAAGAGTTCCACGCATGGATCACCTCACCCGTATTCAACACAAGCACCCAGCCGGCCAATGATTCATCGGCCAGCCATCTTCGTCCGCGCTCAGAACCCAACAGCAAACCGACCTTCGCCATCACCTCGGCTTGAACGAGGTCCTGATGAATGACTGTACAGGAGACCACATCCGACTCAACCGGCACACCAAGAAACGGATCGAGGATGTGATGCACGGTCTTTCCGTCCTGCGTCCACCTTCGACGATACGTGCCGCTCGTAGCCACCGCCACATCGGAAACATCCAGTGTGATCACGTGCGAACCGTGGGAACCGTACGGATCTGCGATGGCCACGCACCACGGCCGGTGACCATTCGTCCCGCAGCAAATCATGTCTCCACCGGCGTTGAATAAAAACTGAGAGATACCTTGTTGCCTTAAGATCAAAGCCGCCTGTTGAACAATCCACCCTTTTGCGATGCCCCCCAAGTCGATTTTGTATCCGGGGTATAAAAGCACCTCGGCCTTTACCGCATCGATTTCAAAGGGACAAACCAACGGCGCTACAAATGGAGATGCATCATCTGTGACTCGGACGACGGGTTGGTCTGCAATCCGGTGGAAAGACACGTCATATCCAATATTCTCGAGAACATGTCCCAAACATGGATTGAACAGACCTTTCGTGTGCTCGAAAGATTGTCTGGCAAGCCGAAGAACTTCCACGGTGGCAGGATGTACAGGCACCCACCGTCCAGGGGCTGAATTGACCCGGCTGACATCGCTGTCTGGCCGAAACCGCGACAGCAGAGCCTCCAATTGACCGACTGTGTTTCGGGCACGTTGCACCGCATGACCGACATTGGCTGATGCAGACAGGCCCTGCGGGATCACAATTTCCACCTGTGTGCCCATGGCTTGGAATGTCACATGGCTCATGGCATGGCTCACGATCCGGATGAAGTGGCATCGGGCTTGGATTGGTGGCTCAATCGCGCACTTCCAGAACCAGGGGCTGGCCGTGCCACGGGAGTGCTGGATGGCCGTGGTGTCGGCGCGGAAACAGACGAATGTCTCCGAGGACTCGTCGCGTGAGGGATTTGGCTGGATGTTTTGGGTGGCTGTGCGGAGTTCACTGGATCGTTCGATACAGACTGCGTCAATCCGGCGACACGCGCTTGTTTCACAGCGTTTTGTATCGCCGTCAGTGTATTTTGGTCAATCGTTCCAGTTGGCGGAAGCTGGTGTTCAGCCTGGAACGCCCTTACAGACTCCGCAGTCATCGCGCCGTAGTACTGCGTGATAGGGTGATGGAAGTAGCCCAGAAGGGACAATTGCTGCTGAATCGCTCCCACCTGTGGGCCTTGTGAACCAATCGCATAAAGTATCTTCTCCACATCGGCACCCGTATTGTCAGATTGGTTTGGTTGCGGGACCAGTGGCTTGAGTACAGGTGACTTCGTGGACGACGCATGAAGCGAAGGGGCCGTTGCGGCAATGTGATGCCAAGTGGCGAACAGTGACCCAAAGGCCATCACAGGCGTACCCCAAGAGAGAGTAGTTAGCCACAAACGCAACTTGCGTTCCCTGCGTTGCCGGGCGATCTGTTTTTCTTGGTTCGTACCCATCGATCCACCCTCCTCGTGTCACATGGTACATCCCGTACATCAAACGAAATTCAAACCGATACCGTTGAACGAAGAAACGCGGTGCCAGAACGAAAACCCAGCACCACGTATCTTTGGTGCATCATATCCAGCCAGGGGAGACTTCGTCGCATGTCAAGGTAAATGCACGCCTAAACCGTCGGTGTAAACGAGTGTGCCCCCGAGGTGTCCTGCTGCACTCACCATGACAACTGCAGCCATGGAGAAAATTACAGCCAACACGGACGGTTGAAAACGCTGCGGGTTTTTCCATACACGCCAGCCTTGGAATACCAGCGCAGCGACTGCGAAAACGCCAGTCCATTCCCCGTAGTCCTTGTGTGTGTGCAAGATGTGCACCGCGCTGCGGGGCACATGGCTGAGATAAGAACCGCTGATCGCGCCGGCAACACCAGCCGCCCCCACAGATAGAACGCTGAAAACCAATAAAATGAGGAACGACTTGACGGCAAAGTCACTCTTGCGGTAAAAGAGACTGACAATGCCCGCCAAGCCAGCCAAGTAGACGGTGGCAATGGTGAAGTGTACAACCATGGGGTGAATGGTAGGCGGAAACAAACGATACAGGCTTGTCATGCACCCTATCCCCTCCTGAGGGAACAGGATACGGATCCTACTTCAAAACAACCTCAAGAGCATTCAGCGTTACGGATGAGAACGCTGGAATTCAAGTTTTATCTTTTGCGGAACAACGATGGTCGTGACCACCCACGGACCATCCGTCCGTATGTCGATATTCCCTTGCATTTCTTCGAGGATCCGGTTGGCAATTTTCATTCCGACTCCGCGCGTGATATCCCGGGCGTGAATCCCCGCGTCAGGTGTGCTCCGGGCTCGGTTCTGCAAACGAAACTGAATCATGTGCGACTGGGATTTGAGAGACCATGTTGCCTCTGTCCCCTCCTCCGCGTGATCCACTACATTCTTGCACACGATGCTGATCAGCCGGGTCCACATTTCCGGTGTTGACATCACAAAGAGTCCCGGTTGAGAGGAACCTGAGAGTTCAATCCTGTGTTGTTGGAGAAGCGGCCTGAAGCGCTCAATCACCTCGTCCGTCAGATCCGACACCGCAACCGGCTGCAAATGAACTTGAAATGACTCCGCATTGAGTCGGGAAAGGTACAGAATATCCTTGACCAAGGTGGAAGCCTCCAGGATCTCTCTCGACAGGTCGTCCTGAATCTCCTTATCCGCCACGTGCGTCGCCACAATGGCGTTCATTGTCGCCAGCGGTGTCTGCAATTCGTGGGACAGCTCTACCAGCATGTCCTGATGGGCTTTCCAGGTCTTTTGCGCAGGAATCAGCGCCTTTCTCGCTATCCACAAGTGAAACAAAACAGCGCCTAATACGCCGACAGAGCCGACAAGCAACAGAAGGTCCCGAACGTGGTGGAGCGTAACATAGGTTTGCTCTGTCGACTCGTACGTCACAATCTGTACGGATTCGCCCGGTTTGACGAACGAATCGGAGAATATGCGATAGTGCCGACCGCCATACACCATACTTGTCAAATGCCCATCGCTCGCGTGGGCCAATAGAGTGGCTGGCGCAACGGGGGAGTTGTCCGACACGTAATTTCCGCTCGATGTATGGATCAGTGTATACACACTCATTCCCTTATCGTCGGTGGTGTCCAACAATCGAAAAACGTCTTCGGAGATGCGGCTGACGGTCAGCAGACGGTCATGTACTTCTGCAAACTCGGAACGCAAGCTCGCGTCCGATTCCATACGCAGTTGGCGGGCCAGTTCCAGATAGACGAAACCTCCAAAACAGGAAAGCAGCACCACGGTGCCCAAGATCATCAGGAACGATATTTGCAAATAAAAACGTTTCAACATGTTTCTCACCTATAAGTTGGGGTGGATCATATACCCCTGGCCCCGCACCGTTTTGATGAT includes the following:
- a CDS encoding sugar phosphate nucleotidyltransferase yields the protein MKGVILAGGTGSRLYPLTRITNKHLLPVGRYPMIYYAIAKLAGANVRDILIVTGREHMGDVVNLLGSGHQFDCEFTYRVQDQAGGIAQALGLAEKFAAGDSVVVVLGDNVFEDSLGPLIEDFSSGARVFLKEVPDPSRFGVPVICDGRIVAIEEKPAHPGSPYAVTGIYLYDNQVFEIVRSLKPSARGELEITDVNNAYLERGQLSYVFLNGWWTDAGTHVSYAQANQLARDVRLGPEFEQKG
- the rfbB gene encoding dTDP-glucose 4,6-dehydratase, whose amino-acid sequence is MRLLVTGGCGFIGSNFIRYIVRQHPDWTVVNFDALTYAGNPENLVEVSAMPNYHFVRGDITDTAAVRNVFIEGVDAVVHFAAESHVDRSIHDASPFVRTNVLGTQVLLNAARKFGVSKFVQVSTDEVYGTLGETGYFTEATPLAPNSPYSASKASADLLARAYHETYGLPVIVSRCSNNYGPYQFPEKLVPLAILNAYEDKEIPVYGDGKNVRDWLHVEDHCRALDLVLQHGRPGDVYNVGGNNEHQNIEVVRTILSILGKPESLIRFVTDRPGHDRRYAIDASKIRRELGWQPVYNFEDGLRETVNWYISNLDWCHRVRSGEYRSFYELQYGERLGIGQ
- a CDS encoding sugar nucleotide-binding protein, with translation MRVFITGAGGQLGVDLTRVFQQNHEVTALSRSQLDVERVRNRLPAD
- the rfbD gene encoding dTDP-4-dehydrorhamnose reductase; the encoded protein is MKVLICGAYGQLGRELLRFTPPFADVSAFGRKELDVADYNQVLDAVNEIKPDAIINVAAYTAVDLAEQEEDHAYLVNANGSRNLAVAAEQVGAKYCYVSTDYVFDGLSTMPYREYDMTSPMNVYGRSKRAGEILAQTLTRKYFIVRTSWLYGMHGSNFVKTMIRLGREGGTVRVVNDQTGSPTYAVHLAKFIWKLVATDRYGIYHATNSGCCTWYEFARAIFEECELSADVEPCSTKDFPRPAPRPAYSVLDHMQIRINGFPDLPHWRAGLREFIQELKDNALL
- the rfbC gene encoding dTDP-4-dehydrorhamnose 3,5-epimerase, which gives rise to MKVISRLLNDALVLEPTVYRDHRGYFFESYNRQSLRELGIEIDFVQDNQSFSTAAGTVRGLHYQLSPKAQTKLVRVLTGAIYDVVVDIRKGSKTFGQWAGVVLSAENHCQLLVPKGFAHGFCTLVPDTLVLYKVDEYYSPEHDRGILWNDPDLGIDWPMSSCVLSDKDRANPPLKYAELDDSL
- a CDS encoding IS5 family transposase; protein product: MFRARENQLVLPGDFFLPFGGKLNEDNRWVKLAQVIPWRKVEKHCGEQFKSRTMGQEAYPVRMALGALIIQERLGLSDRETVQQITENPYLQYFIGLPEFQQKPPFHPSLMTHFRKRLGSDIINQVNEWIAEEQDDDHADSDDQDGGSGSEADTHATEVRAENTQEMGNQGKLLLDATCAPADIAYPTDLSLLNEAREKLEEIIDVLHAARKGGKRKPRTYREKARKAYLAVAKQRRVSPRVLRKAIGKQLRFVARDLRIIARLKDEVGLSVLSRRQYHQLLVICELHRQQEEMYRKRTHRIEDRIVSISQPHVRPIVRGKARANVEFGAKVAVSLVNGYARLERLDWNNFHEGLTLQAAVEAYRERYGCYPETVLADKAYRTRENLRYCKERGIRLSGPALGRPSKSLAVEQKRIEQQDAAERNEIEGKIGEGKRLYGLGLIRARLRETSETVIALQLLVMNLERRLRLLFCAILSRFMATSVSGRVLMLT
- a CDS encoding ferric reductase-like transmembrane domain-containing protein, yielding MELLNERQRFPFGLVCAVTIIISLGSFAAMHAANPGRSTVNKFYWYMARSSGFTSYWLLSLAVLLGVSTTSALWDKWKLRKLMTQMHQYAALLVLPFLFFHLWGLYQDTSVPFGVPELLIAFTAKYRPVYTGFGVLTLYGWGLLVVTSYIREKMPVKMWRTIHYSSFPMFILVTLHGLLTGTDSHRVWAVAVYLIPSMLFIVLVVKRLWPRSGLKVGQK
- a CDS encoding FAD:protein FMN transferase, translating into MSHVTFQAMGTQVEIVIPQGLSASANVGHAVQRARNTVGQLEALLSRFRPDSDVSRVNSAPGRWVPVHPATVEVLRLARQSFEHTKGLFNPCLGHVLENIGYDVSFHRIADQPVVRVTDDASPFVAPLVCPFEIDAVKAEVLLYPGYKIDLGGIAKGWIVQQAALILRQQGISQFLFNAGGDMICCGTNGHRPWCVAIADPYGSHGSHVITLDVSDVAVATSGTYRRRWTQDGKTVHHILDPFLGVPVESDVVSCTVIHQDLVQAEVMAKVGLLLGSERGRRWLADESLAGWVLVLNTGEVIHAWNS
- a CDS encoding peptidoglycan-binding protein, producing the protein MGTNQEKQIARQRRERKLRLWLTTLSWGTPVMAFGSLFATWHHIAATAPSLHASSTKSPVLKPLVPQPNQSDNTGADVEKILYAIGSQGPQVGAIQQQLSLLGYFHHPITQYYGAMTAESVRAFQAEHQLPPTGTIDQNTLTAIQNAVKQARVAGLTQSVSNDPVNSAQPPKTSSQIPHATSPRRHSSVSAPTPRPSSTPVARPAPGSGSARLSHQSKPDATSSGS
- a CDS encoding DUF2231 domain-containing protein, whose protein sequence is MTSLYRLFPPTIHPMVVHFTIATVYLAGLAGIVSLFYRKSDFAVKSFLILLVFSVLSVGAAGVAGAISGSYLSHVPRSAVHILHTHKDYGEWTGVFAVAALVFQGWRVWKNPQRFQPSVLAVIFSMAAVVMVSAAGHLGGTLVYTDGLGVHLP
- a CDS encoding sensor histidine kinase gives rise to the protein MLKRFYLQISFLMILGTVVLLSCFGGFVYLELARQLRMESDASLRSEFAEVHDRLLTVSRISEDVFRLLDTTDDKGMSVYTLIHTSSGNYVSDNSPVAPATLLAHASDGHLTSMVYGGRHYRIFSDSFVKPGESVQIVTYESTEQTYVTLHHVRDLLLLVGSVGVLGAVLFHLWIARKALIPAQKTWKAHQDMLVELSHELQTPLATMNAIVATHVADKEIQDDLSREILEASTLVKDILYLSRLNAESFQVHLQPVAVSDLTDEVIERFRPLLQQHRIELSGSSQPGLFVMSTPEMWTRLISIVCKNVVDHAEEGTEATWSLKSQSHMIQFRLQNRARSTPDAGIHARDITRGVGMKIANRILEEMQGNIDIRTDGPWVVTTIVVPQKIKLEFQRSHP